The Neovison vison isolate M4711 chromosome 13, ASM_NN_V1, whole genome shotgun sequence genome includes a region encoding these proteins:
- the PIF1 gene encoding ATP-dependent DNA helicase PIF1 isoform X1, giving the protein MLSGTQAAPAGFEDAELRCRVALEELSPGGQPRKRQALRSAELSLGRNERRELLLRLQAPGSEGRPRCFPLRAARLFTRFAAAGRSTLRLPTDGVPGAGAVQLLLSDCPPDRLRRFLRTLRLKLAAAPGPGPASARAQLLGPRPCDFVTISPVQPEEMQRAAATRVPHATPVKRPLEPQAGAKPSTEAPRWPLPVKRLSLPPTKPQLSKEQAAVLRVVLKGQSIFFTGSAGTGKSYLLKRILGSLPPTGTVATASTGAAACHIGGTTLHAFAGIGSGQAPLAQCVALAQRPAVRQGWLNCQRLVIDEISMVEGDLFDKLEAVARAVRQQDKPFGGIQLIICGDFLQLPPVTKGSQPPKFCFQAKSWRRCVPVTLELTEVWRQADQNFISLLQAVRLGRCSDEVTRQLQATASHKVGRDGIVATRLCTHQDDVALTNERRLQELPGEIHTFKAMDSDPEQARTLDAQCPVSQILQLKLGAQVMLVKNLAVSRGLVNGARGVVIGFETEGRGLPQVRFLCGVTEVIRADRWTVQSTGGQLLSRQQLPLQLAWAISIHKSQGMSLDCVEISLGRVFASGQAYVALSRARSLQGLRVLDFDPMVVRCDPRVLSFYAALRRGRGLSLKSPNDDEAASDQENEDPNL; this is encoded by the exons ATGCTGTCCGGCACCCAGGCAGCGCCCGCGGGATTCGAGGACGCGGAGCTGCGGTGCCGCGTGGCTCTGGAGGAGCTGAGCCCGGGCGGGCAGCCGCGAAAGCGCCAGGCCTTACGCTCCGCGGAGCTGAGCCTGGGGCGGAATGAGCGCCGAGAGTTGCTGCTGCGGCTGCAGGCGCCTGGGTCCGAGGGGCGGCCGCGCTGCTTCCCTCTGCGGGCCGCGCGTCTCTTCACGCGCTTCGCGGCGGCCGGACGCAGCACACTGCGGCTTCCCACCGACGGCGTCCCCGGGGCAGGCGCTGTGCAGCTGCTGCTCTCCGACTGCCCCCCCGACCGCCTGCGACGCTTCCTGCGCACGCTGCGCCTCAAGCTGGCCGCGGCCCCGGGGCCCGGGCCAGCTTCCGCTCGGGCGCAGCTGTTGGGACCGCGGCCCTGCGACTTCGTCACCATCAGCCCCGTGCAGCCCGAGGAGATGCAGCGCGCGGCGGCCACCCGGGTCCCGCACGCCACGCCAGTGAAGCGGCCCCTGGAACCCCAGGCGGGAGCCAAGCCCAGCACT GAAGCCCCAAGATGGCCCTTGCCTGTGAAGAGGCTGAGCTTGCCCCCAACAAAACCACAGCTTTCTAAGGAGCAGGCTGCTGTGCTAAGGGTTGTCCTGAAAGGCCAGAGCATCTTCTTCACTGGGAGTGCAg GGACAGGGAAGTCTTATCTGCTGAAGCGTATCCTGGGCTCACTGCCTCCCACAGGTACTGTGGCTACTGCCAGCACTGGGGCGGCAGCCTGCCACATCGGGGGTACCACGCTCCATGCCTTTGCAG GCATCGGCTCAGGCCAGGCTCCCCTAGCCCAGTGTGTGGCCCTGGCCCAGCGGCCAGCTGTGCGGCAAGGCTGGCTGAACTGCCAGCGGCTAGTCATCGATGAGATCTCCATGGTGGAGGGTGACCTGTTTGACAAGCTGGAAGCAGTGGCCAG AGCTGTCCGGCAACAGGACAAGCCTTTTGGAGGGATCCAGCTCATCATCTGTGGGGACTTCCTACAGCTGCCACCTGTAACCAAGGGCTCCCAGCCCCCGAAGTTCTGCTTTCAG GCCAAGAGCTGGAGAAGGTGTGTCCCAGTGACTCTGGAGCTGACCGAAGTGTGGAGGCAGGCAGACCAGAACTTCATCTCTCTGCTGCAAGCTGTCAGGCTGGGAAG GTGCTCAGACGAAGTGACCCGCCAACTCCAGGCCACAGCCTCCCACAAGGTGGGGCGAGATGGGATTGTGGCCACAAGGCTCTGCACTCACCAGGATGACGTGGCCCTCACCAATGAGAGGCGACTACAGGAACTACCAG GTGAGATACACACCTTTAAGGCCATGGACAGCGACCCTGAGCAAGCTCGAACCCTGGATGCCCAGTGTCCTGTTAGCCAGATTCTTCAACTAAAGCTGGGCGCCCAG GTGATGTTGGTAAAGAACTTAGCAGTGTCCCGGGGCCTGGTGAATGGCGCCCGGGGCGTGGTCATTGGGTTTGAGACTGAGGGGAGAG GGCTGCCCCAGGTGCGGTTCCTGTGTGGAGTCACTGAGGTAATCCGCGCTGACCGCTGGACGGTGCAGTCCACAGGGGGCCAGCTCCTCAGCCGGCAGCAGCTGCCCCTCCAGCTGGCCTGGGCAATATCCATCCACAAGAGCCAG GGCATGTCCCTGGACTGCGTGGAGATCTCTTTGGGCCGTGTGTTTGCCAGTGGCCAGGCCTACGTGGCCCTTTCCCGGGCCCGCAGCCTGCAGGGCCTGCGCGTGCTGGACTTTGATCCCATGGTGGTTCGTTGTGATCCCCGTGTGCTGAGCTTCTATGCCGCCCTGCGGAGGggcaggggcctcagcctg AAGTCTCCAAATGATGATGAGGCAGCCTCAGACCAAGAGAATGAGGACCCAAACCTTTGA
- the PIF1 gene encoding ATP-dependent DNA helicase PIF1 isoform X2, protein MLSGTQAAPAGFEDAELRCRVALEELSPGGQPRKRQALRSAELSLGRNERRELLLRLQAPGSEGRPRCFPLRAARLFTRFAAAGRSTLRLPTDGVPGAGAVQLLLSDCPPDRLRRFLRTLRLKLAAAPGPGPASARAQLLGPRPCDFVTISPVQPEEMQRAAATRVPHATPVKRPLEPQAGAKPSTEAPRWPLPVKRLSLPPTKPQLSKEQAAVLRVVLKGQSIFFTGSAGTGKSYLLKRILGSLPPTGTVATASTGAAACHIGGTTLHAFAGIGSGQAPLAQCVALAQRPAVRQGWLNCQRLVIDEISMVEGDLFDKLEAVARAVRQQDKPFGGIQLIICGDFLQLPPVTKGSQPPKFCFQAKSWRRCVPVTLELTEVWRQADQNFISLLQAVRLGRCSDEVTRQLQATASHKVGRDGIVATRLCTHQDDVALTNERRLQELPGEIHTFKAMDSDPEQARTLDAQCPVSQILQLKLGAQVMLVKNLAVSRGLVNGARGVVIGFETEGRGLPQVRFLCGVTEVIRADRWTVQSTGGQLLSRQQLPLQLAWAISIHKSQKSPNDDEAASDQENEDPNL, encoded by the exons ATGCTGTCCGGCACCCAGGCAGCGCCCGCGGGATTCGAGGACGCGGAGCTGCGGTGCCGCGTGGCTCTGGAGGAGCTGAGCCCGGGCGGGCAGCCGCGAAAGCGCCAGGCCTTACGCTCCGCGGAGCTGAGCCTGGGGCGGAATGAGCGCCGAGAGTTGCTGCTGCGGCTGCAGGCGCCTGGGTCCGAGGGGCGGCCGCGCTGCTTCCCTCTGCGGGCCGCGCGTCTCTTCACGCGCTTCGCGGCGGCCGGACGCAGCACACTGCGGCTTCCCACCGACGGCGTCCCCGGGGCAGGCGCTGTGCAGCTGCTGCTCTCCGACTGCCCCCCCGACCGCCTGCGACGCTTCCTGCGCACGCTGCGCCTCAAGCTGGCCGCGGCCCCGGGGCCCGGGCCAGCTTCCGCTCGGGCGCAGCTGTTGGGACCGCGGCCCTGCGACTTCGTCACCATCAGCCCCGTGCAGCCCGAGGAGATGCAGCGCGCGGCGGCCACCCGGGTCCCGCACGCCACGCCAGTGAAGCGGCCCCTGGAACCCCAGGCGGGAGCCAAGCCCAGCACT GAAGCCCCAAGATGGCCCTTGCCTGTGAAGAGGCTGAGCTTGCCCCCAACAAAACCACAGCTTTCTAAGGAGCAGGCTGCTGTGCTAAGGGTTGTCCTGAAAGGCCAGAGCATCTTCTTCACTGGGAGTGCAg GGACAGGGAAGTCTTATCTGCTGAAGCGTATCCTGGGCTCACTGCCTCCCACAGGTACTGTGGCTACTGCCAGCACTGGGGCGGCAGCCTGCCACATCGGGGGTACCACGCTCCATGCCTTTGCAG GCATCGGCTCAGGCCAGGCTCCCCTAGCCCAGTGTGTGGCCCTGGCCCAGCGGCCAGCTGTGCGGCAAGGCTGGCTGAACTGCCAGCGGCTAGTCATCGATGAGATCTCCATGGTGGAGGGTGACCTGTTTGACAAGCTGGAAGCAGTGGCCAG AGCTGTCCGGCAACAGGACAAGCCTTTTGGAGGGATCCAGCTCATCATCTGTGGGGACTTCCTACAGCTGCCACCTGTAACCAAGGGCTCCCAGCCCCCGAAGTTCTGCTTTCAG GCCAAGAGCTGGAGAAGGTGTGTCCCAGTGACTCTGGAGCTGACCGAAGTGTGGAGGCAGGCAGACCAGAACTTCATCTCTCTGCTGCAAGCTGTCAGGCTGGGAAG GTGCTCAGACGAAGTGACCCGCCAACTCCAGGCCACAGCCTCCCACAAGGTGGGGCGAGATGGGATTGTGGCCACAAGGCTCTGCACTCACCAGGATGACGTGGCCCTCACCAATGAGAGGCGACTACAGGAACTACCAG GTGAGATACACACCTTTAAGGCCATGGACAGCGACCCTGAGCAAGCTCGAACCCTGGATGCCCAGTGTCCTGTTAGCCAGATTCTTCAACTAAAGCTGGGCGCCCAG GTGATGTTGGTAAAGAACTTAGCAGTGTCCCGGGGCCTGGTGAATGGCGCCCGGGGCGTGGTCATTGGGTTTGAGACTGAGGGGAGAG GGCTGCCCCAGGTGCGGTTCCTGTGTGGAGTCACTGAGGTAATCCGCGCTGACCGCTGGACGGTGCAGTCCACAGGGGGCCAGCTCCTCAGCCGGCAGCAGCTGCCCCTCCAGCTGGCCTGGGCAATATCCATCCACAAGAGCCAG AAGTCTCCAAATGATGATGAGGCAGCCTCAGACCAAGAGAATGAGGACCCAAACCTTTGA